The sequence below is a genomic window from Halolamina litorea.
ACTACACCCAGTACTCCCCCGACGAACTCATCGGCGCCCAGGGGTTCGAGTGGTCGGACTCCAGTCCGGGGAACTGGTACGAACTGAACAGCAACCCCGACCTGATGCCCGACGAGATCCACGAGGGTCCCTACGTCGACGGCCTCCGGTTCCGCGTCTTCGGCGACATGACGACGCTGGTCGAGGAGCTCCGCCAGGGGAACGTGGACCTGACGTACAACTCCATCGCCCCCAACCGCGCGTTCCAGCTACAGGACGCCGACTCCGCGAAGGTGTGGAACTCCCGAGCGCGTGGCTACAACTACATCGCCCACAACATGCGCCGGACGCCGTTCGACGACAAGCCGTTCCGGCAGAGCCTGGGGTTCATCTACCCGTTCAACTACCTCCAGAGCCAACTGCGACGGGGCATGACCGAGACCGGCGACTACGTCGCCGCGAAGGTGTACGACCCGTGGCGCCCCGACAGCTTCGACAGCCCCATCCAACACGGCCCCTACATGACCGAGGACGGCCAACTCGACGTGGAGCGGGCCCGTGAGTTCCTCGAGAACGCCGACGGCGAACACGACTACACGTTCGGCTCCGTCGAGTCGCCGCAGGTCACCGGCGACCAGGAGATCCGTGTCGACGGCGAACTGCTGACGGAGGCCCACACGAACAACGCCGGCGACGCCGGCCAGGGGCCGATCAGCCTCGTCATCACGCCGCCGAGTACCGCGCCCGTCGAGGCACAGGCCGGCGCACGGTTCGTCGAGAACCTCAACGAGGTCGGTATCCCGGCGGAGACCGAACCGGTCGCCGAAGGGAGCCAGAACTCCCTCATCTGGGGACAGGAGGACTTCGACATGTGGTCCTCGGGCTGGATCTGGATGCCCAAGCCCCACATGTACATGGGCTTCTGGCTCACCAGCAGCAGCGTCGACGCCGACTCCAGCAGCGACAACGTGAACCTCAACCCGATGGGGTACACGAACGCCGACGACCTCATCTCGGCGGTCCAGACGACCTACGAGCCCGAGGAACAACAGCAGGCCACCAAGGAAGCGCTGGCGCAGGTCTACGAGGACCAGCCCGTGTTGGTGACGGAGTACCCCAACCGGCTCCACGCTTCCTCGAACGCCTACACCGGCTGGGTGAAGCTCCCTGGCGGCATCACGCAGAACCCGTGGACGTACCTGAACGTCCGACAGGCCTGACTCCCCCTCCACCCACTCAATGGTCCAAATAACTGGAAGATATCTCCTCCGGCGGGTGGCGATCAGCGTCCTCACCGTCTA
It includes:
- a CDS encoding ABC transporter substrate-binding protein; the encoded protein is MVDDSPDPQQLIDRRSILRYSVVGGAIGLAGCTGGGDGDGTDSATDEPSSTAEGTPLSTEEDVQTGGRPVVGLGAEPQAFNPLVTSDADAWAIMDRLYPYPTVRDPADVDNTHPYVFNDWSFDPDSLTGEVTLTEGFQWSDGEPLNAEGVAWWFQYLMDNSGHRYESNTNQIASIEATGEYELSFELEASTAAVFTPETGVFAVPLLPAHVWQEVDDYTQYSPDELIGAQGFEWSDSSPGNWYELNSNPDLMPDEIHEGPYVDGLRFRVFGDMTTLVEELRQGNVDLTYNSIAPNRAFQLQDADSAKVWNSRARGYNYIAHNMRRTPFDDKPFRQSLGFIYPFNYLQSQLRRGMTETGDYVAAKVYDPWRPDSFDSPIQHGPYMTEDGQLDVERAREFLENADGEHDYTFGSVESPQVTGDQEIRVDGELLTEAHTNNAGDAGQGPISLVITPPSTAPVEAQAGARFVENLNEVGIPAETEPVAEGSQNSLIWGQEDFDMWSSGWIWMPKPHMYMGFWLTSSSVDADSSSDNVNLNPMGYTNADDLISAVQTTYEPEEQQQATKEALAQVYEDQPVLVTEYPNRLHASSNAYTGWVKLPGGITQNPWTYLNVRQA